One Rosa chinensis cultivar Old Blush chromosome 5, RchiOBHm-V2, whole genome shotgun sequence genomic region harbors:
- the LOC112168305 gene encoding histidine-containing phosphotransfer protein 1-like isoform X1 yields MKPMTRQEYVASLRRKETPHHSYNLDTHMHQFKGSSASIRTKKVKAECQQFREYCRAGNGECRLLFGTAHERIRG; encoded by the exons ATGAAGCCCATGACAAGACAGGAGTATGTTGCATCTTTGAGGAG AAAGGAAACCCCTCATCATTCTTATAATTTGGACACTCATATGCATCAGTTCAAGGGAAGTAGCGCAAG CATCAGAACCAAAAAGGTGAAAGCTGAATGCCAACAGTTCAGGGAATATTGTAGGGCAGGAAATGGAGAATG TAGGTTATTGTTTGGAACA
- the LOC112168305 gene encoding histidine-containing phosphotransfer protein 4-like isoform X2: MKPMTRQEYVASLRRKETPHHSYNLDTHMHQFKGSSASIRTKKVKAECQQFREYCRAGNGEWLLFGTAHERIRG; the protein is encoded by the exons ATGAAGCCCATGACAAGACAGGAGTATGTTGCATCTTTGAGGAG AAAGGAAACCCCTCATCATTCTTATAATTTGGACACTCATATGCATCAGTTCAAGGGAAGTAGCGCAAG CATCAGAACCAAAAAGGTGAAAGCTGAATGCCAACAGTTCAGGGAATATTGTAGGGCAGGAAATGGAGAATG GTTATTGTTTGGAACA